The following DNA comes from Pseudomonas sp. Tri1.
AGACCGACCTGGTGGTCGCGATGGCCAAGACCGGTGCGGTGATCAACATCAAGAAAGCCCAGTTCCTCGCGCCCCAGGAAATGAAACACATCCTGAGCAAGTGTGAAGAGGCCGGCAATGACCAGTTGATCCTCTGCGAGCGTGGTTCGAGCTTCGGCTACAACAACCTGGTAGTGGACATGCTCGGCTTCGGCATCATGAAGCAGTTCGAATACCCGGTGTTCTTCGACGTGACGCACGCCCTGCAGATGCCTGGCGGTCGTTCCGATTCCGCCGGCGGTCGTCGTGCCCAGGTGACCGATCTGGCCAAGGCTGGTATCAGCCAATCCCTGGCCGGCCTGTTCCTCGAAGCTCACCCGGACCCGGACAACGCCAAGTGCGACGGCCCTTGCGCCTTGCGCCTGAACAAGCTGGAACCTTTCCTGTCTCAGCTCAAGGCATTGGACGAACTGGTCAAGAGTTTTCCGACGATAGAAACCGCGTAACGCGATTTTCTCCGGTAAAGTACCGCTCGATAAACGCTCTGGCCTGCGGGCCGGGCGTTATCGTCGGCGAGCCTGCCCGCTGCTCTATACCCGCCGACGGTAAAAGATTTCCTCTCGCTGCGTCGTTTTCGTCAACTTTGGAGTGTTTACAACAATGGCAAAAATCGTCGACATCAAAGGTCGTGAAGTTCTCGACTCCCGTGGCAACCCCACTGTCGAAGCGGACGTGCTTCTCGACAACGGCATCATCGGTAGCGCCTGCGCGCCGTCCGGTGCTTCCACTGGCTCGCGCGAAGCGCTGGAGCTGCGTGATGGCGACAAGAGTCGTTACCTGGGCAAGGGCGTGCTCAAAGCCGTCGCCAACATCAACGGTCCGATCCGCGACCTGTTGCTGGGCAAGGATCCTGCCGACCAGAAAGCCCTCGATCACGCGATGATCAAGCTCGACGGTACCGAGAACAAAGCCACCCTGGGTGCCAACGCGATCCTCGCCGTATCCCTGGCCGCTGCCAAGGCTGCTGCCCAGGACCAGGACCTGCCGTTGTACGCCCACATCGCCAACCTCAACGGTACCCCGGGTGTCTACTCGATGCCGGTGCCGATGATGAACATCATCAACGGTGGCGAGCACGCTGATAACAACGTCGACATCCAGGAATTCATGGTTCAGCCGGTTGGCGCCAAGACCTTCTCCGAAGGCCTGCGCATGGGCACCGAGATTTTCCATCACCTCAAAGCCGTGCTGAAGGCCCGTGGCCTGAGCACCGCCGTTGGCGACGAAGGCGGTTTCGCACCGAACCTGGCCTCCAACGAAGACGCGCTGAAAGTGATCTCCGAAGCTGTGGCCAACGCTGGCTACAAGCTGGGTACCGACGTGACCCTGGCCCTGGACTGCGCTGCCAGTGAGTTCTTCGAAGACGGCAAGTACAACCTGTCTGGCGAAGGCCAGGTGTTCACCGCCGAAGGTTTCGCCGACTACCTCAAGGGCCTGACCGAGCGTTACCCGATCATCTCCATCGAAGACGGCCTGGACGAGTCCGACTGGGCTGGCTGGAAAATCCTCACCGACAAGATCGGCGAGAAGACCCAGCTGGTGGGCGACGACCTGTTCGTGACCAACACCAAGATCCTGAAAGAAGGCATCGACAAGAAGATCGCCAACTCGATCCTGATCAAGTTCAACCAGATCGGCACCCTGACCGAAACCCTGGAAGCCATCCAGATGGCCAAGGCCGCCGGCTACACGGCTGTAATCTCCCACCGCTCCGGCGAAACCGAAGACTCGACCATTGCCGACCTGGCCGTGGGCACTGCGGCGGGCCAGATCAAGACCGGTTCGCTGTGCCGTTCCGACCGCGTTTCCAAGTACAACCAACTGCTGCGTATCGAAGAGCAGTTGAGCGGCAAGGCCAAGTACAACGGTCGCGCCGAGTTTCGCGGTTAAGCGGTAAATGGTAAAAAGACAGCGGATTATGTCGAAAAGGTCGCCCTGGCGACGGTTTTGCCTCTAATCTGATGCCTTATCAAGCACAAGCCTGGTTTTTCCAGGCTTCGTGCTATCAGACGTTTCAAAGTTTGGCATGGCTGTCTTTTTTCACTGGATACCTGATATTCGATGCGCAGTCCCAATTGGTTGTTTCTTGTCTTGCTCCTGTTGCTGGCTGGCCTGCAGTACCGCCTGTGGGTGGGCAATGGCAGTCTGGCGCAAGTGGCCGACCTGACTCAGCAAATAGCCGATCAGCACGCGGAAAACGAAGCGTTGCTGGAGCGTAATCGGGTGATGGACGCCGAGGTCAGTGAGTTGAAAAAAGGCATGGAGACCGTTGAAGAGCGGGCTCGCCATGAACTGGGCATGGTCAAGGAGGGTGAAACCCTCTACCAGTTGGCCCAATGAGTATCCGTTTGCCGGCCTTCTGGGTCGTGATTCCTGCCGCGGGCGTCGGTGCCCGTATGGCCGCGGACCGTCCCAAGCAATACTTGCAACTGGGCGGGCGCACAATTCTCGAACACAGCCTTGGCTGTTTCCTCGATCACCCGACCGTTAAAGGCGTAGTGGTCAGCGTTGCCCACGATGATCCTTACTGGCCGACCCTGGCCTGTGCCAGCGACCCGCGCATCCAGCGCGTGGACGGCGGCCAGCAGCGTTGCGATTCAGTGCTCAATGCCTTGCTGCATCTGCACGAGCAGGGGGCCGACGATTACGATTGGGTGTTGGTACATGACGCCGCCCGGCCCAACCTGGCCCGGGATGACCTGGATACCTTGCTCAGCGAGTTGGCGAACGATCCGGTCGGCGGCCTGCTGGCCGTCCCGGCGCGCGATACCCTCAAACGTGCCGACAAGCAGGGGCGTGTGCTGGAAACCGTTGATCGCAGCGTGATCTGGCAGGCCTATACGCCGCAGATGTTTCGTCTCGGTGCCTTGCATCGGGCCCTGGCTGACAGCCTGGTGGCAGATGCACTGATTACCGATGAAGCGTCCGCCATGGAATGGGCCGGGCAGGCACCGCGGTTGATCGAAGGGCGTGCCGATAACATCAAGGTCACCCGGCCGGAAGATCTGGAGTGGTTGCGCCAGCGCTGGGCGAATCGGCATTAAGTCGGATCGATTTTCTGTTAGAACATCATTGCCTGGGCCGACACCATCGCGAGCAAGCTCGCACCCACAATGGACTGGTGTGAACACTTGCCCATCATTCGACGATAACCCCTGTGGGAGCGAGCTTGCTCGCGATAGCGTCACCCCAGACGACAAAAAAAACCTGTCACCCCCGATACTCCGGCCGCTGCGCCAACCCTTCCTTCAAATAATCCACCAACTTGCGCACCTTGGGCGATAGATGCCGCTGCTGCGGGTACAACGCCCACACCGCCGTATTCGGCGGCTGATGAGCCTCCAGCAGCGATATCAGCGCGCCGCTGTGCAGATGTTCCAGCACGTAATAATCCGGCAGTTGACACAACCCCACGCCTTGCAGCGCCGCATCCAATACTGCTTGCCCACTGTTGCAGCGCCAGTTTCCTTGTACGCGCTGGGAAAATTCCCGCCCGTTCTGCTCCAGTTGCCAGATATCGGAACTGCCGACCAGGCAATTGTGACGGCTCAATTCCGACAGACTATGGGGCCGACCGTAGCGTTCCAGATAGGACGGTGAGGCGCACAGGTACATGCGTCGCGGCGCGAGGCGGGTGGCAACCAGGCGTGAGTCCTGCAAGCGGCCCAGGCGAATCGCCAGGTCCAGGCCCTCGTGCACCAGGTCCAAAGGGCGGTTGCTCAGCTCGATGTCTACTCGCAACTGTGGATAAAGCCCCATGAACCGCGTCACCAGCGGCACGATGAAGCGCTCGCCATAGGCTACGGCACAAGTCATGCGCAGCATGCCCTTGGGTTCGCTGGTGAGATCACCCACCGCTCGCAACGCTTCCTCGCGGCCATCCTGCAGGCGTTGGCAATGTTGCAAAAAGGTCTGCCCGGCCTCGGTCAGGGTGACCCGGCGGGTGCTGCGATAGAGCAGGCGTGTCTGTAGACGTTCTTCCAGTCGTACGATTTGTCGACTGATATGGGAAGACGAAACTCCGAGGCGTTCGGCAGCTGCGGTGAATTGACTGCATTCGGCCACGGCGACGAACTCGTCGATTCCTTCCCAGCGATTGTCGGACATAGGTGATTATCCCTGTACAGCAATAATGTTTTGCTTTTGGTTGGATTATTCATCGTCCGGCGGAGGATTACACTCCCGGTCTTGTTTTTATTTGCTGGAGAATCCGGATGATCAAGTCGCGCGCTGCCGTTGCCTTCGAGGCCAAGAAACCCCTGGAAATCGTTGAAGTCGACGTCGCCATGCCCAAGGCGGGCGAAGTGCTGTTGCGCGTGGTGGCTTCCGGTGTCTGCCACACCGACGCCTACACCCTGTCGGGCGCTGATCCAGAGGGGATCTTCCCGTCGATCCTCGGCCATGAAGGCGGCGCGATTGTCGAAGCCATCGGTGAAGGCGTGACGTCGGTCGCGGTGGGTGACCATGTGATTCCGCTGTACACGCCGGAATGCGGTCAGTGCAAATTCTGTAAGTCAGGCAAGACCAACCTGTGCCAGGCGATTCGCGCTACCCAAGGCAAAGGCCTGATGCCGGACGGCACTTCGCGTTTTTCCTACAAGGGCGAGACGATTTTCCACTACATGGGCACCTCGACGTTCTCCGAATACACCGTGCTGCCGGAAATCTCCGTCGCGAAGATTCCAAAGGAAGCCCCGCTGGAAAAAGTCTGCCTGCTGGGTTGTGGCGTCACCACCGGTATTGGTGCGGTGATCAACACGGCCAAGGTCAAGCCGGGTGACACCGTGGCGATCTTCGGCCTGGGCGGCATCGGCCTGTCGGCGGTGATTGGTGCGGTGAAGGCCAAGGCCTCG
Coding sequences within:
- the kdsA gene encoding 3-deoxy-8-phosphooctulonate synthase, with translation MAQKIIRVGDIEIANDKPMVLFGGMNVLESRDMAMQVCEEYVKVTQKLGIPYVFKASFDKANRSSVTSYRGPGLEEGMRIFQDIKQAFGVPIITDVHEPAQAAVVAEVCDIIQLPAFLSRQTDLVVAMAKTGAVINIKKAQFLAPQEMKHILSKCEEAGNDQLILCERGSSFGYNNLVVDMLGFGIMKQFEYPVFFDVTHALQMPGGRSDSAGGRRAQVTDLAKAGISQSLAGLFLEAHPDPDNAKCDGPCALRLNKLEPFLSQLKALDELVKSFPTIETA
- the ispD gene encoding 2-C-methyl-D-erythritol 4-phosphate cytidylyltransferase; protein product: MSIRLPAFWVVIPAAGVGARMAADRPKQYLQLGGRTILEHSLGCFLDHPTVKGVVVSVAHDDPYWPTLACASDPRIQRVDGGQQRCDSVLNALLHLHEQGADDYDWVLVHDAARPNLARDDLDTLLSELANDPVGGLLAVPARDTLKRADKQGRVLETVDRSVIWQAYTPQMFRLGALHRALADSLVADALITDEASAMEWAGQAPRLIEGRADNIKVTRPEDLEWLRQRWANRH
- a CDS encoding LysR substrate-binding domain-containing protein, with translation MSDNRWEGIDEFVAVAECSQFTAAAERLGVSSSHISRQIVRLEERLQTRLLYRSTRRVTLTEAGQTFLQHCQRLQDGREEALRAVGDLTSEPKGMLRMTCAVAYGERFIVPLVTRFMGLYPQLRVDIELSNRPLDLVHEGLDLAIRLGRLQDSRLVATRLAPRRMYLCASPSYLERYGRPHSLSELSRHNCLVGSSDIWQLEQNGREFSQRVQGNWRCNSGQAVLDAALQGVGLCQLPDYYVLEHLHSGALISLLEAHQPPNTAVWALYPQQRHLSPKVRKLVDYLKEGLAQRPEYRG
- the eno gene encoding phosphopyruvate hydratase, translating into MAKIVDIKGREVLDSRGNPTVEADVLLDNGIIGSACAPSGASTGSREALELRDGDKSRYLGKGVLKAVANINGPIRDLLLGKDPADQKALDHAMIKLDGTENKATLGANAILAVSLAAAKAAAQDQDLPLYAHIANLNGTPGVYSMPVPMMNIINGGEHADNNVDIQEFMVQPVGAKTFSEGLRMGTEIFHHLKAVLKARGLSTAVGDEGGFAPNLASNEDALKVISEAVANAGYKLGTDVTLALDCAASEFFEDGKYNLSGEGQVFTAEGFADYLKGLTERYPIISIEDGLDESDWAGWKILTDKIGEKTQLVGDDLFVTNTKILKEGIDKKIANSILIKFNQIGTLTETLEAIQMAKAAGYTAVISHRSGETEDSTIADLAVGTAAGQIKTGSLCRSDRVSKYNQLLRIEEQLSGKAKYNGRAEFRG
- the ftsB gene encoding cell division protein FtsB, with amino-acid sequence MRSPNWLFLVLLLLLAGLQYRLWVGNGSLAQVADLTQQIADQHAENEALLERNRVMDAEVSELKKGMETVEERARHELGMVKEGETLYQLAQ
- a CDS encoding S-(hydroxymethyl)glutathione dehydrogenase/class III alcohol dehydrogenase, with the translated sequence MIKSRAAVAFEAKKPLEIVEVDVAMPKAGEVLLRVVASGVCHTDAYTLSGADPEGIFPSILGHEGGAIVEAIGEGVTSVAVGDHVIPLYTPECGQCKFCKSGKTNLCQAIRATQGKGLMPDGTSRFSYKGETIFHYMGTSTFSEYTVLPEISVAKIPKEAPLEKVCLLGCGVTTGIGAVINTAKVKPGDTVAIFGLGGIGLSAVIGAVKAKASRIIAIDINPAKFEIAKQLGATDCVNPKDFDRPIQEVIVDMTDGGVDFSFECIGNVQLMRAALECCHKGWGESVIIGVAGAGQEISTRPFQLVTGRVWRGSAFGGVRGRSELPSYVEMAEKGEIPLDTFITHTMGLEDINKAFDLMHEGKSIRTVIHF